The proteins below come from a single Panulirus ornatus isolate Po-2019 chromosome 15, ASM3632096v1, whole genome shotgun sequence genomic window:
- the LOC139753838 gene encoding dynein axonemal intermediate chain 4-like isoform X1: protein MSDRPVLRVRLQETPTLLLYLQENTSVSTLDPASQTYVTQWSVYTQKREGREVRTREVTCQTLPKYYVDKTTQKSAVQYKDTGSLATQWDLYDEYEKLRMMARPSKQVDTARRRRSQPALLYYTGDADDGDQEKQTNNNKKSSGRNGVCGVEVARLLRGLGWVERQLSSTENLHLLHTYTSGRRLVKEGRKVSMSSERASIQPLWQFSSARTQGRRVNCLTFCRTSPWLVVATYGELGFGSQTEGSLVGWNVKRVGQPELWLPLPGPATVISSCPAAPQLCCVALLDGTLLVYQLDTPTPQLVMDTSGSLDKHCSPVWAVEWRDSQMVSSSATKRTLTPSGDRPPSFRRLVIDMQCPEMGGSEIAYVLVSSSEDGTVKEWIFIKDTILCCTTLLKVHLPLWLSLRIAGGLDEVLRRQEVMAKEEGSSAGLKGLPLPKQVPATAMHFRPGDKTTYLVGTAAGDVLLCKTYERERCGEVYVGHSALVTKVAWRAGASSDEANSIFLSAALDDTIRVWFVDKPAPICVLRLVETAVSGGYVDACWCPWYGNLIAGVHGGGLHLWDISLSTHTPILTQALPGATCVTFSPHTRNVVVGDSEGRLSFFHLEGLEISASIFLKYSTKISKLAKIGVIPVD, encoded by the exons ATGAGTGATCGGCCGGTGCTGCGGGTCCGCCTGCAGGAGACGCCaaccctcctgctgtacctgcaggagaACACCTCCGTCAGTACTCTAGACCCCGCCTCCCAGACCTACGTCACCCAGTGGTCTGTCTACACCCAG AAGCGCGAGGGTCGGGAGGTCAGGACGCGGGAGGTCACGTGCCAGACCTTGCCCAAGTATTACGTGGACAAGACCACTCAGAAGTCAGCAGTACAGTATAAG GACACGGGCAGCCTAGCCACACAGTGGGACCTGTACGATGAATATGAGAAGCTCAGGATGATGG cccggCCTTCTAAGCAGGTGGACACTGCCCGCCGTAGGAGGTCACAACCCGCACTTCTCTACTACACCGGCGATGCTGACGACGGCGAC CAGGAGAAGcagaccaacaacaacaagaagagcagtggaagaaacggtgtgtgtggggtggaggtggcgAGGCTGCTGCGGGGCCTGGGCTGGGTGGAGCGGCAACTCTCCTCCACCGagaacctccacctcctccacacctacACCAGTGGACGACGCCTGGTCAAAGAAG GTCGGAAAGTGAGCATGTCATCAGAGCGGGCCAGCATACAGCCGCTCTGGCAGTTCAGCTCCGCCAGGACCCAAGGCCGACGTGTCAACTGCCTCACCTTCTGCAGGACCTCGCCA tggctggtggtggcgacGTACGGGGAGCTGGGCTTCGGCAGCCAGACCGAAGGGTCGCTGGTGGGATGGAACGTCAAGAGGGTTGGTCAACCCGAACTATG GCTTCCCCTGCCGGGACCAGCCACTGTGATCAGCTCCTGCCCCGCTGCGCCCCAGCTTTGCTGTGTGGCTCTCCTGGACGGCACTCTGTTGGTGTATCAGCTGGACACCCCGACCCCACAGCTGGTCATGGACACCAG TGGGAGCTTGGACAAGCACTGCTCGCCGGTGTGGGCTGTGGAGTGGCGTGACTCCCAGATGGTCAGCAGCAGCGCCACCAAGAGGACCCTCACACCCTCAGGGGACAGGCCTCCCTCCTTCAGAAGACTCGTCATCGACATGCAG TGTCCTGAGATGGGCGGCTCCGAGATCGCCTACGTCTTGGTGTCTTCGTCGGAGGATGGCACGGTGAAGGAGTGGATCTTCATCAAGGACACCATCCTCTGCTGCACTA CTCTTCTGAAAGTCCACCTGCCGCTGTGGTTGTCACTCAGGATCGCTGGAGGGCTAGACGAGGTTCTGAGGCGACAGGAGGTGATGGCGAAGGaggaaggaagcagtgctggtctGAAGGGCCTCCCTCTCCCTAAGCAGGTGCCGGCCACTGCCATGCACTTCAGACCGGGAGACAAGACCACATACCTAGTGGGCACTGCCGCTGGGGACGTTCTGTTG TGCAAGACGTACGAGCGTGAGCGGTGCGGGGAGGTGTACGTCGGACATTCTGCCCTGGTGACCAAGGTGGCTTGGCGGGCCGGGGCCTCCAGCGACGAGGCCAACTCCATCTTCCTCTCGGCCGCCCTTGACGACACCATCCGCGTCTGGTTCGTCGATAAGCCCGCCCCCATCTGTGTCCTCAGGCTGGTAGAG ACGGCCGTGTCGGGTGGCTACGTGGACGCGTGCTGGTGCCCTTGGTACGGCAACCTGATCGCTGGCGTGCACGGGGGCGGCCTCCACCTGTGGGacatctccctctccacacacacgcccatccTGACGCAGGCGCTGCCGGGGGCCACCTGCGTCACTTTCAGCCCTCACACCAGG AACGTGGTGGTGGGCGACTCCGAGGGCCGCCTTAGCTTCTTCCACCTGGAAGGCCTCGAGATCTCGGCCAGCATCTTCCTGAAGTACTCCACCAAGATCTCCAAGCTGGCCAAGATCGGAGTCATACCAGTCGACTGA
- the LOC139753838 gene encoding dynein axonemal intermediate chain 4-like isoform X2: MSDRPVLRVRLQETPTLLLYLQENTSVSTLDPASQTYVTQWSVYTQKREGREVRTREVTCQTLPKYYVDKTTQKSAVQYKDTGSLATQWDLYDEYEKLRMMARPSKQVDTARRRRSQPALLYYTGDADDGDEKQTNNNKKSSGRNGVCGVEVARLLRGLGWVERQLSSTENLHLLHTYTSGRRLVKEGRKVSMSSERASIQPLWQFSSARTQGRRVNCLTFCRTSPWLVVATYGELGFGSQTEGSLVGWNVKRVGQPELWLPLPGPATVISSCPAAPQLCCVALLDGTLLVYQLDTPTPQLVMDTSGSLDKHCSPVWAVEWRDSQMVSSSATKRTLTPSGDRPPSFRRLVIDMQCPEMGGSEIAYVLVSSSEDGTVKEWIFIKDTILCCTTLLKVHLPLWLSLRIAGGLDEVLRRQEVMAKEEGSSAGLKGLPLPKQVPATAMHFRPGDKTTYLVGTAAGDVLLCKTYERERCGEVYVGHSALVTKVAWRAGASSDEANSIFLSAALDDTIRVWFVDKPAPICVLRLVETAVSGGYVDACWCPWYGNLIAGVHGGGLHLWDISLSTHTPILTQALPGATCVTFSPHTRNVVVGDSEGRLSFFHLEGLEISASIFLKYSTKISKLAKIGVIPVD; the protein is encoded by the exons ATGAGTGATCGGCCGGTGCTGCGGGTCCGCCTGCAGGAGACGCCaaccctcctgctgtacctgcaggagaACACCTCCGTCAGTACTCTAGACCCCGCCTCCCAGACCTACGTCACCCAGTGGTCTGTCTACACCCAG AAGCGCGAGGGTCGGGAGGTCAGGACGCGGGAGGTCACGTGCCAGACCTTGCCCAAGTATTACGTGGACAAGACCACTCAGAAGTCAGCAGTACAGTATAAG GACACGGGCAGCCTAGCCACACAGTGGGACCTGTACGATGAATATGAGAAGCTCAGGATGATGG cccggCCTTCTAAGCAGGTGGACACTGCCCGCCGTAGGAGGTCACAACCCGCACTTCTCTACTACACCGGCGATGCTGACGACGGCGAC GAGAAGcagaccaacaacaacaagaagagcagtggaagaaacggtgtgtgtggggtggaggtggcgAGGCTGCTGCGGGGCCTGGGCTGGGTGGAGCGGCAACTCTCCTCCACCGagaacctccacctcctccacacctacACCAGTGGACGACGCCTGGTCAAAGAAG GTCGGAAAGTGAGCATGTCATCAGAGCGGGCCAGCATACAGCCGCTCTGGCAGTTCAGCTCCGCCAGGACCCAAGGCCGACGTGTCAACTGCCTCACCTTCTGCAGGACCTCGCCA tggctggtggtggcgacGTACGGGGAGCTGGGCTTCGGCAGCCAGACCGAAGGGTCGCTGGTGGGATGGAACGTCAAGAGGGTTGGTCAACCCGAACTATG GCTTCCCCTGCCGGGACCAGCCACTGTGATCAGCTCCTGCCCCGCTGCGCCCCAGCTTTGCTGTGTGGCTCTCCTGGACGGCACTCTGTTGGTGTATCAGCTGGACACCCCGACCCCACAGCTGGTCATGGACACCAG TGGGAGCTTGGACAAGCACTGCTCGCCGGTGTGGGCTGTGGAGTGGCGTGACTCCCAGATGGTCAGCAGCAGCGCCACCAAGAGGACCCTCACACCCTCAGGGGACAGGCCTCCCTCCTTCAGAAGACTCGTCATCGACATGCAG TGTCCTGAGATGGGCGGCTCCGAGATCGCCTACGTCTTGGTGTCTTCGTCGGAGGATGGCACGGTGAAGGAGTGGATCTTCATCAAGGACACCATCCTCTGCTGCACTA CTCTTCTGAAAGTCCACCTGCCGCTGTGGTTGTCACTCAGGATCGCTGGAGGGCTAGACGAGGTTCTGAGGCGACAGGAGGTGATGGCGAAGGaggaaggaagcagtgctggtctGAAGGGCCTCCCTCTCCCTAAGCAGGTGCCGGCCACTGCCATGCACTTCAGACCGGGAGACAAGACCACATACCTAGTGGGCACTGCCGCTGGGGACGTTCTGTTG TGCAAGACGTACGAGCGTGAGCGGTGCGGGGAGGTGTACGTCGGACATTCTGCCCTGGTGACCAAGGTGGCTTGGCGGGCCGGGGCCTCCAGCGACGAGGCCAACTCCATCTTCCTCTCGGCCGCCCTTGACGACACCATCCGCGTCTGGTTCGTCGATAAGCCCGCCCCCATCTGTGTCCTCAGGCTGGTAGAG ACGGCCGTGTCGGGTGGCTACGTGGACGCGTGCTGGTGCCCTTGGTACGGCAACCTGATCGCTGGCGTGCACGGGGGCGGCCTCCACCTGTGGGacatctccctctccacacacacgcccatccTGACGCAGGCGCTGCCGGGGGCCACCTGCGTCACTTTCAGCCCTCACACCAGG AACGTGGTGGTGGGCGACTCCGAGGGCCGCCTTAGCTTCTTCCACCTGGAAGGCCTCGAGATCTCGGCCAGCATCTTCCTGAAGTACTCCACCAAGATCTCCAAGCTGGCCAAGATCGGAGTCATACCAGTCGACTGA